A stretch of Flavobacterium sp. N2270 DNA encodes these proteins:
- the abc-f gene encoding ribosomal protection-like ABC-F family protein produces the protein MITVNDIAVEFGGTTLFSEVTFAINENDKIALMGKNGAGKSTLLKIVAGQNKPTRGNISAPKEAVIAYLPQHLLANDDCTVMEETSKAFAEVLDMKKEIDEINEQLTIRTDYESDAYMKLIERVSELSEKYYAIEEVNYEAEVEKVLKGLGFERKDLSRSTSEFSGGWRMRIELAKILLKKPDLILLDEPTNHLDMDSIQWLEDFLVNQAKAVMVISHDRAFVDNITNRTIEVTMGRIYDYKAKYSHYLELRKDRRVHQQKAYDEQQKFIAENQAFIDRFRGTFSKTESVQSRVKMLEKIVPIEVDEVDNSALKLKFPPSVRSGQYPVVVKDLHKSYGDKVIFKDANIVIERGEKVAFVGKNGEGKSTMIKAIMKEIEINSGSVEIGHNAQIGYFAQNQASLLDENGTIFETIDRIAVGDIRTQIKNILGAFMFQGDDIQKKVKVLSGGEKTRLAMIKLLLEPVNLLILDEPSNHLDMKTKDIIKDALRDFDGTLILVSHDRDFLDGLATKVFEFKDKRVVEHFEDLNGFLANKKMESMRELEKK, from the coding sequence ATGATTACAGTAAACGATATTGCAGTAGAATTTGGTGGAACTACACTTTTTAGTGAAGTAACTTTTGCCATTAATGAAAATGATAAAATTGCCTTAATGGGTAAAAATGGAGCAGGTAAATCTACGCTGCTTAAAATTGTTGCAGGTCAAAATAAACCCACTCGTGGAAATATTTCGGCACCAAAAGAAGCTGTAATTGCTTATTTGCCTCAGCATTTGTTGGCAAATGATGATTGTACGGTTATGGAAGAAACTTCAAAAGCGTTTGCTGAGGTTTTAGACATGAAAAAGGAAATTGATGAAATTAACGAACAATTAACGATTCGTACCGATTATGAAAGTGATGCATACATGAAATTGATTGAGCGCGTTTCTGAACTTTCTGAAAAATACTATGCTATTGAAGAAGTTAACTATGAAGCAGAAGTTGAAAAAGTATTAAAAGGCTTAGGTTTTGAACGTAAAGATTTGAGTCGTTCTACAAGTGAGTTTTCTGGAGGTTGGAGAATGCGAATTGAATTGGCAAAAATCTTATTAAAGAAACCCGATTTGATTCTATTGGATGAGCCAACCAATCACTTGGATATGGACAGTATTCAATGGTTAGAAGATTTCTTAGTTAATCAAGCCAAAGCGGTTATGGTAATTTCGCACGATAGAGCATTTGTAGATAATATTACCAATCGTACTATTGAAGTTACAATGGGAAGAATTTATGATTACAAAGCCAAATATTCTCATTATTTAGAATTAAGAAAAGACAGACGTGTGCACCAGCAAAAAGCATACGATGAACAACAAAAGTTTATTGCAGAAAATCAAGCTTTTATTGATCGTTTTAGAGGTACTTTCTCAAAAACAGAATCGGTGCAATCTAGAGTAAAAATGTTGGAAAAAATTGTTCCAATTGAAGTGGATGAAGTAGATAACTCGGCTTTAAAGTTGAAATTTCCACCTTCAGTGCGTTCTGGTCAATATCCAGTTGTAGTGAAAGATTTGCATAAAAGCTATGGTGATAAAGTTATTTTTAAAGACGCTAACATTGTAATTGAAAGAGGAGAAAAAGTTGCTTTTGTAGGAAAAAATGGAGAAGGAAAATCGACTATGATTAAGGCGATTATGAAAGAAATTGAAATCAATAGCGGTAGTGTAGAAATTGGTCACAACGCACAAATTGGTTATTTTGCTCAAAATCAAGCTTCATTATTAGATGAAAACGGAACTATTTTTGAAACCATAGACAGAATTGCGGTTGGTGATATTCGTACCCAAATTAAAAACATTTTAGGAGCGTTCATGTTCCAAGGTGATGATATTCAGAAAAAAGTAAAAGTACTTTCTGGTGGAGAAAAAACGCGTTTGGCAATGATAAAATTATTGCTAGAACCCGTTAACTTATTGATTTTGGATGAACCTTCTAATCACCTAGACATGAAAACGAAAGACATCATTAAAGATGCGTTACGTGATTTTGACGGAACATTAATATTAGTATCTCACGATAGAGATTTCTTAGACGGATTGGCTACAAAAGTTTTCGAATTTAAAGACAAAAGAGTTGTAGAACATTTTGAAGACTTGAATGGTTTCTTAGCCAATAAGAAAATGGAAAGCATGCGAGAATTAGAGAAGAAGTAA
- a CDS encoding heme-binding domain-containing protein, giving the protein MKKILIGLLVVLVAIQFFQIDKTNPVADEKLDFLVMNNTSPEIATQIKASCYDCHSNQSVYPAYTYVQPVGWFVKNHIEEGKEHLNFSEFGNYSAKKQAHKLEESYEMIEKGEMPLSSYTILHKEAVLDEAQQTALISYFKEIEKGIKK; this is encoded by the coding sequence ATGAAAAAAATACTTATTGGTCTATTAGTCGTTCTTGTTGCAATTCAATTTTTTCAAATTGATAAAACGAATCCGGTTGCGGATGAAAAACTAGATTTTCTTGTAATGAACAACACATCTCCAGAAATTGCTACGCAAATAAAAGCTTCGTGTTATGATTGTCATTCAAACCAAAGTGTTTATCCTGCATATACTTATGTGCAACCTGTTGGGTGGTTTGTAAAGAATCATATTGAAGAAGGAAAAGAACATTTAAATTTTTCTGAATTTGGAAATTATTCAGCAAAAAAACAAGCGCATAAATTAGAAGAAAGTTATGAAATGATTGAAAAGGGTGAAATGCCGCTATCGAGCTACACTATACTTCATAAAGAAGCCGTTTTAGATGAAGCGCAACAAACTGCTTTAATCAGTTACTTTAAAGAAATTGAAAAAGGAATAAAGAAATAA
- a CDS encoding RNA polymerase sigma factor: MDVKIIQACRKQQREGQRLLYEQMGSKLYYTCKRYLKKEEDIEEVMADAFYTIFTKIEQLKEDYAFEAWARKITVNLCLLQLKKNINFNLYIDEVSYSNQPLADEVTELEEADLLNFLNYIPEGCRTIFSLFVIEGFSHKEIAEQLGISEGTSKSQLNASKSKLKELVNTFYYQKAK; encoded by the coding sequence ATGGATGTAAAAATTATACAAGCTTGTAGAAAACAACAAAGAGAAGGCCAGCGCTTATTATATGAGCAAATGGGTTCTAAGTTGTATTATACCTGCAAGAGATACCTTAAAAAGGAAGAAGATATAGAAGAAGTAATGGCAGATGCTTTTTATACCATCTTTACCAAAATAGAGCAATTAAAAGAAGATTATGCTTTTGAAGCTTGGGCGCGAAAAATAACAGTAAACTTATGTTTATTACAACTGAAGAAAAACATCAACTTCAATTTGTATATTGATGAAGTAAGTTACAGCAACCAACCTTTAGCTGATGAAGTTACCGAACTAGAAGAAGCTGATTTACTAAATTTCTTAAATTATATTCCAGAAGGTTGCCGAACTATTTTCAGTTTATTTGTCATTGAAGGATTCAGCCACAAAGAAATTGCCGAACAACTCGGAATTTCAGAAGGCACTTCAAAATCGCAATTAAATGCTTCAAAAAGCAAATTAAAAGAATTGGTAAACACTTTTTACTATCAAAAAGCAAAATAA
- a CDS encoding PPK2 family polyphosphate kinase, giving the protein MKNISIDSLKVSSTIKLADFPTLIDVATSEKKKEKELQKIREKLSKIQDMMYAHNKYSVLICLQGMDTAGKDSLIREVFKEFNARGVVVHSFKTPNTNELEHDFLWRHYLALPEKGKFSVFNRTHYENVLITRVHPEYIVNENIPGIDKVDDITPEFWENRFESINAFEKHVASNGVIILKFFLHLSKEEQRQRLLRRLEKEKHNWKFSPADLKERLLWEDYQNCYEEAINKTSKPHAPWLIIPADNKETARYLVAKSILEELEKYEFHYPELDQEIQDNIKMYHDKLASEK; this is encoded by the coding sequence ATGAAAAATATTTCTATAGATTCTCTAAAAGTTTCAAGTACAATAAAGCTTGCTGATTTTCCGACTTTAATTGATGTAGCTACTTCTGAAAAGAAGAAAGAAAAGGAGTTACAAAAAATTAGAGAAAAGCTAAGTAAAATTCAAGATATGATGTATGCACATAATAAATATAGTGTGCTTATTTGTCTACAAGGAATGGATACTGCAGGAAAAGACAGTTTAATAAGAGAAGTTTTTAAAGAATTTAATGCCCGTGGAGTTGTGGTACATAGTTTTAAAACGCCAAATACTAATGAACTAGAGCACGATTTTTTATGGCGTCATTATTTGGCTTTGCCCGAAAAAGGAAAATTTTCCGTTTTTAATAGAACACACTATGAAAATGTATTGATTACAAGAGTTCATCCTGAATATATTGTAAATGAAAATATTCCTGGTATTGATAAAGTTGATGATATTACTCCAGAATTTTGGGAAAACAGATTTGAAAGCATTAATGCATTTGAAAAGCATGTTGCTTCAAATGGGGTTATTATTTTGAAATTCTTTTTGCATTTAAGTAAAGAAGAACAACGTCAACGATTATTACGTCGTTTAGAAAAAGAAAAGCACAATTGGAAATTTTCTCCAGCCGATTTAAAAGAAAGACTACTTTGGGAAGATTATCAAAATTGTTATGAAGAAGCGATTAATAAAACTTCAAAACCTCATGCGCCTTGGTTAATTATTCCTGCCGATAATAAAGAAACCGCACGTTATTTAGTTGCTAAATCTATTTTAGAAGAATTAGAGAAATATGAATTTCATTATCCAGAGTTAGATCAGGAAATTCAGGATAATATAAAAATGTATCACGACAAGTTAGCAAGTGAAAAGTAG
- a CDS encoding DUF421 domain-containing protein, producing the protein MENYLDIIFRSISVYLFLVIVLRFFGKKELSQLNTSDVILVLLLSNSVQNAMVGNNSSLLGGLLAATSLFLINFIFKKIVVKSAFFKQLISDKPEILIHNGVIEFKTLARLGITSEELQESMREHGIQFYKDVKLAIFEIDGNISFISGENSNLKRSVHKRKIRKNLGNLN; encoded by the coding sequence ATGGAAAATTATTTAGACATTATTTTTAGAAGTATTTCGGTTTATTTGTTTTTGGTAATTGTATTACGTTTTTTTGGTAAAAAAGAACTTTCTCAATTAAACACTTCAGATGTTATACTTGTCCTTTTATTGAGTAACTCTGTTCAAAATGCTATGGTTGGTAATAATTCTTCCTTGTTAGGCGGTTTACTTGCAGCAACTTCTTTATTTTTAATTAACTTTATTTTTAAGAAAATAGTAGTAAAATCAGCATTTTTCAAGCAGTTGATTAGTGACAAACCAGAAATTTTAATTCATAATGGTGTAATTGAGTTTAAGACTTTAGCAAGATTAGGTATCACTTCTGAGGAACTACAAGAATCGATGCGAGAACACGGAATTCAGTTTTATAAAGATGTTAAATTGGCTATTTTTGAAATTGATGGTAATATTAGTTTTATCTCTGGTGAGAATTCAAATTTAAAAAGAAGTGTTCACAAGAGAAAAATTCGTAAAAATTTAGGTAATTTAAATTGA
- a CDS encoding MATE family efflux transporter yields the protein MTLSTYTKEFSYNLRLAYPIILGMLGHTVVGIVDNIMVGKLGPTELAAVSLGNSFVFIAMSLGIGFSTAITPLVAEADGRKDVEGGRSVFHHGLYLCTILGAALFVIIFCSKPLISFMGQPENVVELAKPYLDIVAFSLIPLIMFQAYKQFADGMSETKLSMWATIIANIVNVVLNYLLIYGIWFFPELGIVGAAIGTIVSRFVMLGYMHYMMNLRERFHPYFKGFSLKEIKKSVNIQIIKLGTPSAMQMFFEVALFTGAIWLSGRLGTTSQAANQVALSLASFTFMFAMGLSVAAMIRVANQKGLEDYKQLRLVAVSIFLLGGIMAVGFALVFMLFHVELPKLFVDMKDASTLAENTEVVTIAAQLLLVAAVFQISDSLQVVALGALRGLQDVKIPMYMTFVAYWIVGFPISIYLGLYTSLGASGIWIGLLAGLTTASVLLFIRFNYLTKKMIKTQDQAQ from the coding sequence ATGACTTTATCTACTTACACAAAAGAGTTTTCTTATAATTTAAGACTGGCCTATCCTATTATTTTAGGAATGTTAGGTCATACGGTTGTAGGAATTGTAGATAATATCATGGTTGGTAAATTGGGACCAACTGAATTAGCTGCTGTTTCTCTAGGAAATAGTTTTGTGTTCATTGCTATGTCGTTAGGAATTGGTTTTTCTACTGCTATTACGCCACTTGTTGCTGAAGCAGATGGAAGAAAAGATGTTGAAGGTGGAAGAAGTGTATTTCATCACGGATTGTATTTATGTACGATTTTAGGAGCTGCTTTATTTGTGATTATATTTTGTTCAAAGCCACTTATTTCTTTCATGGGTCAGCCCGAAAATGTGGTGGAATTGGCAAAACCTTATTTAGATATAGTTGCTTTTTCGTTAATTCCATTAATTATGTTTCAAGCGTATAAGCAATTTGCCGATGGAATGAGCGAAACGAAACTATCTATGTGGGCAACTATAATTGCAAATATTGTAAATGTAGTCTTGAATTATTTATTGATTTACGGAATTTGGTTTTTCCCAGAATTAGGAATCGTAGGTGCTGCCATTGGAACTATCGTTTCGCGATTTGTAATGTTAGGTTACATGCATTATATGATGAATTTAAGAGAACGTTTTCATCCGTACTTTAAAGGATTCAGCTTAAAAGAAATCAAAAAATCAGTCAATATTCAAATCATAAAATTAGGAACACCATCGGCAATGCAAATGTTTTTTGAAGTTGCCTTGTTTACTGGTGCCATTTGGCTTTCAGGACGATTAGGAACCACGAGTCAAGCTGCCAATCAAGTTGCATTGAGTTTAGCTTCCTTTACGTTTATGTTTGCCATGGGATTAAGTGTTGCGGCAATGATTAGAGTAGCCAACCAAAAAGGATTAGAAGATTATAAACAATTGCGTTTAGTTGCGGTTTCCATTTTCTTATTAGGCGGAATTATGGCCGTTGGGTTTGCTTTAGTATTTATGTTGTTTCATGTAGAGTTACCAAAACTTTTTGTTGACATGAAAGATGCTTCAACGTTGGCAGAAAATACAGAAGTAGTGACTATTGCGGCACAATTATTATTAGTTGCTGCCGTTTTTCAAATATCCGATAGTTTACAAGTTGTTGCACTAGGAGCTTTACGTGGATTACAAGATGTAAAAATTCCTATGTACATGACATTTGTAGCCTATTGGATTGTAGGATTTCCTATTTCTATTTACTTAGGGCTCTATACTTCATTAGGAGCATCAGGAATATGGATTGGGCTTTTAGCCGGATTAACTACTGCATCTGTTTTATTATTTATCCGATTTAATTATCTTACCAAAAAAATGATTAAAACTCAAGATCAAGCTCAATAG
- the meaB gene encoding methylmalonyl Co-A mutase-associated GTPase MeaB, whose translation MEEPKNKSALSEVNGINQPEAVSNAVAKQIQQFRRKQPSATELIDAILKGDKTALSRAITLVESTNISHLEKATEVIQGCLPHANKSVRIGITGVPGVGKSTFIEAFGKHLTSLGKKVAVLAVDPSSSISHGSILGDKTRMEELVKDENAFIRPSASGDSLGGVARKTREAIILCEACGFDTIIIETVGVGQSETAVHSMVDFFLLLKIAGAGDELQGIKRGIMEMADAIVINKADGDNMAKAKLAKTEFNRALHMFPAKKSGWMPKVTTCSAIEKNGIDNVWQLITDYFELAKGNHHFQNKRQEQNQFWMMETINEQLKTHFYNHPEIITLLEENKKAVQNNEVSPFAAAQILLEKYFGKE comes from the coding sequence TTGGAAGAACCAAAAAACAAATCGGCTTTATCAGAAGTAAACGGCATTAACCAACCCGAAGCGGTGAGTAATGCTGTTGCAAAACAAATTCAGCAATTTAGAAGAAAACAACCTTCCGCAACTGAATTAATTGATGCTATTTTAAAAGGTGACAAAACCGCTTTGAGTCGCGCTATAACTTTAGTAGAAAGCACTAATATTTCACATTTAGAAAAAGCAACCGAAGTTATACAAGGATGTTTACCACATGCTAATAAATCAGTCCGAATAGGAATTACTGGCGTTCCTGGTGTTGGAAAAAGTACGTTTATTGAAGCTTTTGGAAAACATTTAACGTCTTTAGGAAAAAAAGTGGCTGTTTTAGCGGTTGACCCAAGTAGTTCTATTAGTCATGGTAGTATTTTGGGAGATAAAACCCGAATGGAAGAATTGGTAAAAGATGAAAATGCGTTTATTCGTCCAAGTGCTTCTGGAGATAGTTTAGGCGGCGTGGCTCGTAAAACACGTGAAGCCATTATTTTATGTGAAGCTTGTGGTTTTGATACGATTATTATTGAAACCGTTGGCGTCGGCCAAAGTGAAACTGCTGTTCACAGTATGGTGGATTTCTTTTTATTATTGAAAATTGCTGGTGCAGGCGATGAATTACAAGGTATTAAACGTGGTATTATGGAAATGGCAGACGCTATTGTAATTAATAAAGCCGACGGGGATAATATGGCAAAAGCGAAATTAGCTAAAACTGAATTTAATAGAGCTTTACACATGTTTCCTGCTAAAAAAAGCGGTTGGATGCCAAAAGTAACCACTTGTAGCGCTATTGAAAAAAACGGAATTGACAACGTTTGGCAATTGATAACCGACTATTTTGAATTAGCAAAAGGAAACCATCATTTTCAAAACAAACGCCAAGAGCAAAACCAATTTTGGATGATGGAAACCATTAACGAGCAATTAAAAACACATTTTTATAACCATCCTGAAATTATAACGCTTCTTGAAGAAAACAAAAAAGCGGTGCAAAATAATGAAGTTTCACCTTTTGCAGCCGCTCAAATTTTATTGGAAAAGTATTTTGGGAAAGAGTAA
- a CDS encoding AEC family transporter, with the protein MDNIILIFLCLFTGIVFQYIKAFPTNMHVSLNQFVIYVSLPALALYYIPKIEISTALLYPLGIAWLGFGLSFLFFYSIGKYYGWSKKLIGCLVLTAGLGNTSFVGFPVIEALYGSKGLETAIIIDQPGSFVVMATLGILVATMFSRDASNPQSILTKILLFPPFIAFGIAIIINILKVDFPEELQTVFHRIGDTVTPIALIAVGLQLKIERKSKHFGFLGLGLFFKLIITPAFFYIFYKKVLGGTGLMIDVSILEAGMAPMITGTILASNYGLKPKLSSMMVGVGIPLSFVTLAFWYWVLITF; encoded by the coding sequence ATGGACAATATTATATTAATTTTTCTTTGTTTGTTTACAGGAATTGTTTTTCAATACATAAAAGCATTTCCTACCAACATGCATGTTTCGTTAAACCAATTTGTAATTTACGTTTCTTTGCCTGCTTTGGCATTGTATTATATTCCTAAAATTGAAATTTCTACAGCGCTTTTATACCCGCTTGGAATTGCTTGGTTAGGTTTTGGATTGTCTTTTTTGTTTTTTTATAGTATTGGTAAATATTACGGTTGGTCTAAAAAACTTATTGGCTGCCTTGTATTGACTGCAGGATTAGGAAACACATCTTTTGTTGGTTTTCCAGTTATTGAGGCTCTATATGGCTCTAAAGGATTGGAAACGGCGATTATTATAGATCAACCCGGTTCGTTTGTGGTTATGGCAACATTAGGGATTTTAGTAGCAACAATGTTTTCAAGAGACGCTTCAAATCCACAATCGATTCTAACTAAGATTTTACTGTTTCCGCCTTTTATCGCTTTTGGAATTGCCATTATTATCAATATTTTAAAAGTTGACTTTCCAGAAGAATTACAAACCGTTTTTCATAGAATAGGCGATACCGTTACACCAATTGCTTTAATTGCCGTTGGTTTACAACTTAAAATTGAACGAAAGAGCAAACATTTTGGCTTTTTAGGATTAGGCTTATTTTTCAAATTAATCATTACTCCGGCATTCTTTTATATTTTCTATAAAAAAGTTTTAGGCGGAACCGGATTAATGATCGATGTTTCTATTTTAGAAGCTGGAATGGCGCCTATGATTACAGGAACCATTTTAGCATCAAATTACGGATTGAAACCTAAATTAAGTAGTATGATGGTAGGTGTGGGAATTCCGTTATCTTTTGTAACTTTAGCTTTTTGGTATTGGGTATTAATTACTTTTTAA
- a CDS encoding FAD-binding oxidoreductase, whose product MVNLDQNIISSLQNIVGASFVFTDEETRKDYGHDETEDYNFPPHVVVKPANTLEISEIMKLANANAIPVVPIGGRTGLSGGALSILGGIGLSMERLNKILSIDEQNLQVITEPAVITQVLKEAVLEKGLFYPVDPSSMGSCFIGGNIAENSGGARAVKYGVTKDYVLNLEVVLPNGEIIWTGANTLKNSTGYNLTQLMVGSEGTLGIVTKIVLKLWPKNNHNVLMLVPFYKSEQACEAVSAIFRAGIVPSALEFMERDALDWTMKFIDGVSVPIKENIQANLLIEVDGNYPDVLFQEAEKIMNVVEAFEIDEVLFADTEEQKNALWKMRRAVGEAVKSNSVYKEEDTVVPRYELPTLLKGVKEIGNKYGFQSVCYGHAGDGNLHINIVKGEMTDENWKTDVPKGITEIFELTVALKGTLSGEHGIGYVQKDYMPIAFSNMELQLMKGIKKVFDPNNILNPGKIFPDDV is encoded by the coding sequence ATGGTAAATTTAGATCAAAATATTATTTCTTCTTTACAGAATATTGTGGGTGCTTCATTTGTTTTTACAGATGAAGAAACACGAAAAGACTACGGACATGATGAAACGGAAGATTATAATTTTCCGCCACATGTTGTGGTAAAACCTGCAAACACATTAGAAATTTCTGAAATAATGAAGTTGGCTAATGCCAATGCAATTCCGGTTGTTCCTATAGGAGGAAGAACAGGTTTAAGTGGTGGTGCATTATCTATTCTTGGAGGAATTGGTCTTTCTATGGAGCGATTGAATAAAATTTTGTCTATTGATGAGCAAAACCTTCAAGTGATAACGGAACCCGCTGTAATTACTCAAGTTTTAAAAGAAGCGGTTTTAGAAAAAGGTTTGTTTTATCCGGTGGATCCAAGCAGTATGGGAAGCTGTTTTATTGGTGGAAATATTGCTGAAAATTCGGGTGGTGCAAGAGCTGTGAAATATGGTGTTACCAAAGATTATGTATTGAATTTAGAAGTGGTTTTGCCTAATGGTGAAATTATTTGGACTGGAGCTAATACATTAAAAAACTCAACAGGTTATAATTTAACGCAATTGATGGTGGGTAGCGAAGGAACACTAGGAATTGTTACCAAAATTGTTTTAAAACTTTGGCCAAAAAACAACCATAATGTATTAATGTTGGTTCCTTTTTATAAATCAGAGCAAGCTTGTGAAGCTGTTTCTGCTATTTTTAGAGCCGGAATTGTTCCAAGTGCTTTAGAGTTTATGGAACGTGATGCTTTAGATTGGACCATGAAATTTATTGATGGTGTAAGTGTCCCAATTAAAGAGAATATACAAGCGAATTTATTGATTGAGGTAGATGGAAATTATCCGGATGTTTTATTTCAAGAAGCCGAAAAAATAATGAATGTAGTGGAAGCTTTTGAAATTGATGAGGTTTTATTTGCCGATACAGAAGAACAAAAAAACGCGCTTTGGAAAATGCGTAGGGCAGTTGGAGAAGCCGTGAAATCGAATTCTGTTTATAAAGAAGAAGATACGGTTGTGCCAAGATATGAATTACCTACTTTACTAAAAGGAGTGAAAGAAATTGGAAATAAATACGGATTTCAGTCGGTTTGTTATGGTCATGCTGGTGATGGAAATTTACATATTAATATTGTAAAAGGAGAAATGACAGACGAGAATTGGAAAACTGATGTGCCAAAAGGAATTACTGAAATTTTCGAATTAACAGTAGCTTTAAAAGGAACTCTTTCAGGTGAACACGGAATTGGTTATGTTCAAAAGGATTACATGCCAATTGCCTTTAGTAATATGGAATTGCAATTAATGAAAGGAATTAAAAAAGTATTTGATCCAAATAATATTTTAAATCCTGGAAAGATTTTTCCAGATGATGTATAA